A section of the Lineus longissimus chromosome 1, tnLinLong1.2, whole genome shotgun sequence genome encodes:
- the LOC135493572 gene encoding luc7-like protein 3, with the protein MAAAAAAQLLDELMGKSRNLGASDKRNETNWDDPQVCKYFLCGFCPHELFVNTRADLGNCNKQHDDALKQSYEADPKFGRVGYEDEFFRFLQGLVYDVDRRIKRGHQRLALNSMQGNTFAPHHVNKEEKVQVLSERINELVGQAEELGCEGKVEEAQGLMNLCEQLKDERNHLETQMNVSMPQLKEMEVCEVCGAFLIVGDAKQRAEEHLMGKQHMGYAKVRSTVEEFKDKKKNKELEREEQWRLEREEREKEREKEREERRKRREDREKEREKEREERRKKRSRSRHRSRSRDRKRSRDHDRHRRSRSRDKKRSRSRDRKKSTSRDRKRSRSRERKYSSGHDRKRSRSRDRKRSRSRDRKRSRSRDRRGSKSRERRHRSRSRDRKSRDKRSRSGSRHGEKKRSTSLERDRKSDSDGRGSRERSKDRHRSRDHDGERRRDRSRERGHDYWLKDGDEKRDRSKERNDSDDCNDDSDSHGGGEKDHHRDSKMEERSPEVKAHSEHGNIEGDLNHN; encoded by the exons atggcAGCCGCCGCGGCAGCGCAGTTGCTCGATGAGTTGATGGGAAAAAGCCGCAATTTAGGCGCTTCCGATAAAAGAAATGAAACGAACTGGGACGATCCCCAG GTTTGTAAATACTTCCTTTGTGGTTTTTGTCCACATGAGCTATTTGTGAACACCAGAGCAGACCTTGGAAACTGCAACAAACAGCATGATGACGCCCTAAAACAATC GTATGAGGCTGACCCAAAGTTTGGTCGTGTTGGCTATGAAGATGAATTCTTCCGATTTCTACAAGGCCTGGTATATGATGTGGATCGTCGAATCAAAAGAGGCCATCAGAGATTAGCACTCAACTCAATGCAGGGGAAC ACCTTTGCTCCACATCATGTCAATAAAGAAGAGAAAGTTCAGGTTTTATCAGAAAGGATCAATGAACTTGTCGGTCAG GCTGAAGAACTTGGTTGTGAAGGAAAAGTGGAGGAAGCCCAAGGCTTGATGAATCTGTGTGAACAACTCAAAGATGAAAGGAATCATTTAGAAACT caaATGAATGTTTCAATGCCTCAACTGAAAGAAATGGAGGTGTGTGAAGTGTGTGGTGCTTTCCTTATTGTTGGCGATGCCAAACAACGGGCTGAGGAACATCTGATGGGAAAACAACACATGGGCTATGCAAAAGTCAGATCAACTGTTGAAGAATTTAAG gataagaagaaaaacaaagaatTGGAACGGGAAGAACAATGGAGACTTGAACGAGAAGAGAGGGAAAAAGAACGAGAAAAAGAAAGAGAGGAGAGGAGAAAAAGACGGGAGGACCGAGAGAaggaaagagaaaaagaaagggAGGAGAGGAGAAAGAAGAGGAGTCGCAGCCGGCATCGCTCCAGGAGCCGTGATCGAAAGAGAAGTCGAGATCATGATCG ACACCGCAGATCAAGAAGCCGTGACAAGAAGCGATCAAGGAGTCGTGATCGAAAAAAATCCACAAGTAGAGACAGAAAGAGGTCTAGAAGTCGTGAGAGAAAGTACTCCAGTGGTCATGACAGAAAGCGGTCTAGAAGTCGTGATCGAAAACGGTCTAGGAGTCGTGATAGGAAACGATCAAGGAGCAGAGACAGACGAGGATCAAAGAGTAGGGAGCGCAGGCACAGGTCAAGAAGTCGAGATCGCAAGAGCCGCGATAAACGATCAAGGAGTGGTAGCAGACATGGGGAGAAGAAGCGTTCTACTAGCCTTGAAAGAGATAGGAAGTCTGATTCAGATGGTCGAGGTTCCAGGGAGAGGTCGAAGGATCGTCACAGGTCAAGAGACCATGATGGAGAGAGGAGAAGGGACAGGTCACGTGAAAGGGGACATGATTATTGGTTGAAAGATGGGGATGAGAAGAGAGACAGATCCAAAG AGAGGAATGACAGCGATGATTGCAATGATGACAGCGACAGTCACGGTGGAGGTGAAAAAGACCACCACAGAGATTCCAAGATGGAGGAAAGAAGTCCAGAGGTAAAAGCTCACTCAGAGCACGGAAACATTGAAGGTGACTTGAATCATAACTGA